Within the Deltaproteobacteria bacterium genome, the region TGCTCATTGATGTACTGTTCAGCGTCTTTGCATGCCTGTGCATAGTCCTTGCCCACGGCTGATGTGGGACCAGTGATATCAAAAATGCCACCGATCTTGATGGGCGCCGCCTCCTTCTTGGCGCAACCCCACAGCCCAAAGCCAACAACCAGTCCTATCACTGCAAGCCAGACAACATACTGTTTTATCTTCATTTTTTCCCCTCTCCTTCAGGTTTTCTCGGGCGCCGGACAACACAATCGTGCCGTCATGACAACCCGGCGCCACAATAGCTCCCTCTCCCAAAGCGTTGCTGGTCACCTCCTCTCTTCTGCTGCAAGAAATTTCCTCAATTATGTGCAGGTCAGTTCCATCAAATACCTGAAAAAAAATAATATATCAATACGAGAAGGGCCACAATTTCCAATAAGCACGGACCGTATGCCAGCGGGCTGCCAGTCCATCCGGCTCAAAGATCAAAAACAGAATTATGACCACCCCGAATACCAGCTCTCGCAAGGTCCCGAAAATTGCAAAGATGTTTGGGTACACATTGCTCAAAGCTTGCGAGGGAATGCGCAACAGTTCCGGGAGCAACACCATAAAAATCGTGCCAAATATGCCTCCAAGCACATGACCGAGACCGCCTATAATGACCATGGCAAGGTATTGGATGGAAAGCCACATGGTAAAGTGTTCATCACTGATGATCATATTGTAGTGGGCGAAAAGACCGCCTGCTACTCCCACATAAAAGGAGCTAATACCAAAAGACAGCAGGCGGTACTTGAACAAATTTACTCCCATGATTTCTGCAGAAAGATAGCGATCCCGGACTGCCACGAAAGCCCGGCCTGTCTTGGTGCGAAGCAAATTTTTGAGAAACAGAGTGGAGGCGACAACCAGCACAAATACCAGGTAGAAATAGCGCTTGTCAGTATCCAGAGCCAGCCCGGCAATAACGGGTGGATCAATATTGAGCCCTGCACTTCCCCCGGTAAGAGAAGTCCAGTTTCGCATGGTATATTCAATAATAAATTGAGCCGCCATGGTGGCTATTGCCAGGTACAAGCCGCGGAGCCGCAGTGAGGGCACCCCAAAGATCATTCCCACAGCCGCTGTTACCAGGCCGGCAGCAGGCAATGACAGCCACAAGGGCCAACCCGCCTTCATGAAGAGGATGCCAGAGGTATAGGCGCCCACCCCCATAAAAGCGCCATGTCCCAGAGATATCTGGCCGGTAAAACCGGTGAGGATGTTCAATCCATGTGCCCCTATAATAAATATGCCAATCATGTTTGCCATATGCAGCACATTGATTCCGAAGATGGCACTGAGAGAAGATGCCACATTGGGGAACACCACGAAAAGGAACACCAGAAATCCCCACATCCAGCACTTGAGCCATAATGTCTGGAGGATTTTTTCATCGTCTTCATAATTGGTATGAAACAGACCTGAGGGCATGGAACGAATTTCTCCTCTTCTTACACCCTTTCAATCTCCACTGTGCCGAAAAGGCCGTATGGCCGAATCATCAAGATGATGACGAGAACAATAAATGGCGCCACTTCTTTTACGCCGCCTCCCAGATAAATGTCCAGGTAACCCCCCATGAGGTTTTCCAGGATTCCTATGGTCAGCCCCCCGATAATAGCGCCCGGAATACTATCGAGTCCTCCGAGTATCACGGCTGGGAAAACTTTCAATCCGAAGCCAGCCAGGGTTATATTGATACCGTTGATATTGCCGATAAGAATGCCGCCCACAGAGGAAACCACTGCAGCCACGCACCAGGACACCGCAAAGATTCGCTTGACGCTGATCCCCATCGATTGAGCCACCTGCTGGTCAGCAGCAGTGGCCCGCATAGCAATACCCGTCCTGGAATACTTGAAGAATATAGAAAAAACCATCATGAAGATGAAAGCTGCAGCCATGGTCCACAAGTACACCTTGGAGATTACGATGCCTGCCACACTCAAAGGCTCTTGCGGAAAAATCTGGGGAAAAACCCTGATCTGAGTGCCCCAGAACAGGGTAACCAGGCTTCTCAGAACTGTGGCCATGCCAATAGTCACCATAATAACGGTGATGATTGGTTCACCAATGAGGGGTCTCAGAACCATTCGTTCTACCAGCAGACCGAGGATCACGGAAAAACCCATGGTCAACACGAAGGACCAGATAAAAGGGACACGGCAGTCCACAGTCAGCCAGAGGCAGATGTAGCCGCCAACAAGCAGGAATTCACCCTGAGCAAAATTGATGACGCTTGTTGCCTTGTAAATGAGCACAAAACCGAGGGCAACCAGGGCATAGACGCTGCCAATAACCAGTCCTGTCACAACGAGTTGCAC harbors:
- a CDS encoding branched-chain amino acid ABC transporter permease, with the protein product MLHFVQLVVTGLVIGSVYALVALGFVLIYKATSVINFAQGEFLLVGGYICLWLTVDCRVPFIWSFVLTMGFSVILGLLVERMVLRPLIGEPIITVIMVTIGMATVLRSLVTLFWGTQIRVFPQIFPQEPLSVAGIVISKVYLWTMAAAFIFMMVFSIFFKYSRTGIAMRATAADQQVAQSMGISVKRIFAVSWCVAAVVSSVGGILIGNINGINITLAGFGLKVFPAVILGGLDSIPGAIIGGLTIGILENLMGGYLDIYLGGGVKEVAPFIVLVIILMIRPYGLFGTVEIERV
- a CDS encoding branched-chain amino acid ABC transporter permease, whose product is MPSGLFHTNYEDDEKILQTLWLKCWMWGFLVFLFVVFPNVASSLSAIFGINVLHMANMIGIFIIGAHGLNILTGFTGQISLGHGAFMGVGAYTSGILFMKAGWPLWLSLPAAGLVTAAVGMIFGVPSLRLRGLYLAIATMAAQFIIEYTMRNWTSLTGGSAGLNIDPPVIAGLALDTDKRYFYLVFVLVVASTLFLKNLLRTKTGRAFVAVRDRYLSAEIMGVNLFKYRLLSFGISSFYVGVAGGLFAHYNMIISDEHFTMWLSIQYLAMVIIGGLGHVLGGIFGTIFMVLLPELLRIPSQALSNVYPNIFAIFGTLRELVFGVVIILFLIFEPDGLAARWHTVRAYWKLWPFSY